One window from the genome of Streptomyces cadmiisoli encodes:
- a CDS encoding STAS domain-containing protein encodes MDHGTVGSAQSGRLLVEVREEGSSAVVSAAGELDHHTADLLREPLEECLAKGFSRLVVDCSRLEFCDSTGLNVLLGARLKAEAAGGGVHLAGMQPVVARVFEITGAEAVFTVHDTVEAALAGEGEAD; translated from the coding sequence ATGGACCACGGGACGGTCGGCAGCGCACAGTCGGGCCGGCTTCTGGTGGAGGTGCGGGAAGAGGGTTCCAGCGCCGTCGTGTCCGCGGCGGGTGAGCTCGATCACCACACCGCGGACCTGTTGCGCGAACCGCTCGAGGAATGCCTCGCCAAGGGGTTCAGCCGGCTGGTGGTCGACTGCTCACGACTGGAGTTCTGCGACTCCACGGGGCTGAACGTGCTGCTCGGGGCCCGGCTGAAGGCGGAAGCCGCGGGAGGCGGTGTGCACCTCGCGGGGATGCAGCCCGTGGTCGCCCGCGTGTTCGAGATCACCGGGGCGGAGGCGGTCTTCACCGTGCACGACACGGTCGAAGCGGCCCTGGCCGGTGAGGGTGAGGCCGACTGA
- a CDS encoding RICIN domain-containing protein → MARADGTGGAAGDAEHSGMSDTRLTELLRADTTRAYGALQELRARHRPSVLAYARLCATSESAARQLTVQAFTLAARETARGSDPAGPWRHQLLLFLGRVAAEWAGDERSAGLDAGLLLVLNTAGSLGPVPPMLAAYRSLPSRTQGQLWYAVVEQEPDERTAVLLGRTREDVAYETEPALQALARACLTSRLAASDDVRCRDFRRLIEESVRPDGPRHSPDLDAHMARCTHCSTAYEELTALRDAPRTALAEGLLPWAGTAYVARGGAPGSGRPDRRRNRPPYRRVALASAVLGAAVLPLLLILPEPDDPAAQDKAGAVTTPLVPPPPVTVTATVSASPATTAPKSPSPTRSPSPSRSPSAKPSPTPAPPAPTTHPPDGDYAQVVNVASGLCLDIRDDIEKGEDVRTAPCSGSPTQRWRVDAGRGVVQSYADPEFCLDSRGSVDRGVGIWECDSVDGRNGRNLRFTVDGRGVIRPGISPDHAVTPSGGDGLALLEETERADQRWRAGAA, encoded by the coding sequence ATGGCTCGGGCCGACGGGACCGGCGGCGCTGCCGGGGACGCGGAGCACTCCGGTATGTCCGACACGCGGCTGACCGAACTGCTGCGGGCCGACACCACCCGCGCGTACGGGGCACTTCAGGAACTGCGCGCCAGGCACCGCCCGTCGGTCCTCGCCTACGCCCGGCTGTGCGCCACCAGCGAGTCCGCCGCGCGGCAGCTCACCGTGCAGGCCTTCACGCTCGCGGCCCGCGAGACGGCCCGCGGATCCGACCCCGCGGGACCGTGGCGGCACCAGCTCCTGCTGTTCCTCGGCCGGGTAGCGGCGGAGTGGGCCGGCGACGAACGGTCCGCCGGTCTCGACGCGGGCCTGCTGCTGGTCCTGAACACGGCGGGAAGCCTCGGCCCCGTCCCGCCGATGCTCGCGGCGTACCGGTCCCTTCCCTCCCGCACCCAGGGGCAGCTCTGGTACGCGGTGGTGGAGCAGGAGCCCGACGAGCGCACCGCCGTGCTGCTCGGCCGCACCCGCGAGGACGTGGCGTACGAGACGGAGCCGGCGCTCCAGGCGCTCGCACGGGCCTGTCTGACGTCCCGGCTCGCGGCCTCCGACGACGTGCGCTGCCGGGACTTCCGCCGGCTCATCGAGGAGTCGGTACGGCCGGACGGCCCGCGCCACAGCCCGGACCTGGACGCCCACATGGCGCGCTGCACGCACTGCTCCACCGCCTACGAGGAGCTGACCGCGCTGCGGGACGCGCCGCGCACCGCGCTGGCCGAGGGGCTGCTGCCGTGGGCGGGCACCGCGTACGTCGCCCGCGGCGGCGCGCCCGGCTCCGGCCGCCCGGACCGGCGGCGGAACCGGCCGCCGTACCGCCGGGTCGCGCTGGCCTCCGCGGTGCTCGGCGCCGCCGTCCTGCCGCTGCTGCTGATCCTGCCCGAGCCGGACGACCCCGCCGCCCAGGACAAGGCCGGCGCGGTGACCACGCCGCTGGTCCCGCCGCCGCCCGTGACGGTCACGGCGACGGTGTCGGCGAGCCCGGCGACCACCGCCCCGAAGTCCCCCTCGCCGACACGCAGTCCGTCCCCGTCGCGCTCACCGAGTGCGAAGCCCTCTCCCACGCCGGCGCCGCCGGCTCCCACGACGCATCCGCCGGACGGCGACTACGCCCAGGTGGTGAATGTCGCCTCGGGGCTGTGCCTGGACATCCGCGACGACATCGAGAAGGGCGAGGACGTCCGCACGGCGCCCTGCTCCGGCTCGCCGACCCAGCGGTGGCGGGTGGACGCCGGGCGCGGCGTGGTGCAGTCGTACGCCGACCCGGAGTTCTGCCTGGACAGCCGGGGCTCGGTGGACCGCGGGGTGGGCATCTGGGAGTGCGACTCGGTCGACGGGCGCAACGGCCGGAACCTGCGGTTCACGGTGGACGGGCGGGGCGTGATCCGGCCCGGGATCTCGCCGGACCACGCGGTGACCCCGTCGGGAGGCGACGGACTGGCGCTGCTGGAGGAGACGGAGCGGGCGGACCAGCGCTGGCGAGCCGGAGCCGCCTGA
- a CDS encoding formimidoylglutamate deiminase, protein MTHPHTRTYWLEHAWLGTHVEPGVALDVADGRIAAVRTDVTAPPPGAEVLRGLTVPGLADAHSHAFHRALRGTVQVGSGTFWTWREVMYATADRLTPDSYHELARAVYAEMALAGVTAVGEFHYVHHAPGGTPYADPNAMGEALLAAAADAGIRITLLDTCYLSAGFGRPPNTHQRRFSDGSADAWAQRCSALRERDHARIGAAIHSVRAVPADQLETVARWAQERRAPLHVHLSEQTAENDACLAAHGRTPTRLLADHGVLGPRTTGVHNTHLTDEDIALIGGTGTGTCMCPTTERDLADGIGPAAALQRAGSPLSLGSDSHAVIDLLEEARAMELDERLRTRTRGHWTAAALLRAATADGHAALGWADAGTLEHGALADFTTIALDSVRTAGPPPRLGTETAVFAATAADVRHTVVGGRHVVRDGAHTLVPDVPRALARAVDALRA, encoded by the coding sequence GTGACGCATCCGCACACGCGCACGTACTGGCTGGAGCACGCCTGGCTCGGCACCCATGTCGAGCCGGGCGTCGCCCTCGACGTGGCCGACGGCCGGATCGCCGCCGTCCGCACGGACGTCACCGCCCCGCCGCCCGGCGCCGAGGTCCTGCGCGGCCTCACCGTCCCCGGCCTCGCCGACGCGCACAGCCATGCCTTCCACCGCGCCCTGCGCGGCACGGTCCAGGTCGGTTCCGGCACCTTCTGGACCTGGCGCGAGGTGATGTACGCGACCGCGGACCGGCTCACCCCGGACTCCTACCACGAGCTGGCCCGCGCGGTGTACGCCGAGATGGCACTGGCCGGCGTCACCGCCGTCGGCGAGTTCCACTACGTCCACCACGCCCCCGGCGGCACCCCCTACGCCGACCCCAACGCCATGGGCGAGGCGCTGCTGGCGGCGGCCGCCGACGCCGGCATCCGCATCACCCTCCTCGACACCTGCTACCTGTCCGCGGGCTTCGGACGCCCCCCGAACACCCACCAGCGCCGCTTCTCCGACGGCAGCGCGGACGCCTGGGCGCAGCGCTGCTCCGCCCTGCGGGAACGGGACCACGCCCGGATCGGAGCGGCGATCCACTCCGTACGGGCCGTGCCCGCAGACCAGCTGGAGACGGTGGCCCGGTGGGCGCAGGAGCGGCGGGCCCCGCTGCATGTGCACCTGTCCGAGCAGACCGCCGAGAACGACGCCTGCCTGGCCGCCCACGGACGCACCCCGACCCGCCTCCTCGCCGACCACGGAGTGCTCGGCCCGCGCACCACCGGCGTCCACAACACGCACCTGACGGACGAGGACATCGCCCTGATCGGCGGCACCGGCACCGGCACCTGCATGTGCCCCACGACGGAGCGGGACCTCGCGGACGGCATCGGCCCGGCCGCCGCGCTGCAGCGGGCCGGCTCCCCGCTCAGCCTCGGCTCCGACAGCCACGCCGTCATCGACCTGCTCGAAGAGGCACGCGCGATGGAGCTCGACGAGCGGCTGCGCACCCGCACCCGCGGCCACTGGACGGCCGCCGCCCTGCTGCGCGCCGCGACCGCGGACGGGCACGCGGCGCTCGGCTGGGCGGACGCGGGCACGCTGGAGCACGGCGCGCTCGCCGACTTCACGACCATCGCGCTGGACTCGGTCAGAACGGCGGGGCCACCGCCCAGGCTGGGCACCGAGACGGCCGTGTTCGCCGCGACCGCGGCGGACGTACGGCACACGGTCGTCGGCGGCCGGCACGTCGTACGGGACGGGGCGCACACGCTCGTCCCCGATGTGCCGCGGGCGCTGGCACGGGCCGTCGACGCCCTGCGCGCCTGA
- a CDS encoding allantoate amidohydrolase, translating to MWRELLPVGRHPGTGGYRRFAWTAADAECRAWFRSQAETRGLRYELDRNGNQWAWLGDPAAGDAVVTGSHLDSVPDGGAFDGPLGVVSSFAALDELRGRGARLTRPLAVVNFGDEEGARFGLACVGSRLAAGQLTVEQAHRLTDGDGITLPRAMEAAGHDPDAIGPDPERLARIGAFVELHVEQGRALDLSGDRVGVASAIWPHGRWRFDFRGEANHAGTTRLVDRRDPMLPYAETVLAARREARLAGAVATFGKIAVEPNGVNAIPSLVRGWLDSRAADQDTLDTVVTGVEKAAREHAAAHGVDLDVVRESFTPVVEFDHALRDELARVLGRDTGLKVPVLGTGAGHDAGILSGSVPTAMLFVRNPTGVSHSPAESAAEDDCVAGVAALADVLEGLACR from the coding sequence ATGTGGCGCGAGCTGCTGCCCGTCGGCCGGCACCCCGGCACCGGCGGCTACCGGCGCTTCGCCTGGACCGCGGCCGACGCCGAGTGCCGGGCGTGGTTCAGGTCCCAGGCCGAGACCCGCGGGCTGCGCTACGAGCTGGACCGCAACGGCAACCAGTGGGCCTGGCTCGGGGACCCCGCCGCCGGGGACGCCGTCGTCACCGGGTCGCACCTGGACTCCGTCCCGGACGGCGGGGCCTTCGACGGGCCCCTGGGCGTCGTGTCGTCCTTCGCCGCGCTGGACGAACTGCGGGGCAGGGGAGCGCGGCTGACCAGGCCGCTGGCCGTGGTCAACTTCGGTGACGAGGAGGGCGCCCGCTTCGGGCTCGCCTGCGTCGGGTCGCGGCTCGCCGCCGGACAGCTCACCGTCGAGCAGGCGCACCGGCTGACCGACGGCGACGGGATCACCCTGCCGCGCGCCATGGAGGCCGCCGGCCACGACCCCGACGCCATCGGGCCCGACCCCGAGCGGCTCGCGCGGATCGGCGCGTTCGTCGAGCTGCACGTGGAACAGGGCCGGGCCCTGGACCTGTCCGGTGACCGGGTCGGCGTCGCCAGCGCCATCTGGCCGCACGGCCGGTGGCGGTTCGACTTCCGCGGCGAGGCCAACCACGCCGGCACCACACGGCTGGTGGACCGGCGCGACCCCATGCTGCCCTACGCCGAGACCGTGCTGGCGGCCCGCCGCGAGGCGCGGCTCGCCGGCGCCGTCGCCACCTTCGGCAAGATCGCCGTGGAGCCGAACGGCGTCAACGCGATCCCGTCCCTGGTGCGCGGCTGGCTGGACTCCCGCGCCGCCGACCAGGACACCCTCGACACCGTGGTCACCGGCGTAGAGAAGGCGGCCCGCGAGCACGCCGCGGCGCACGGCGTCGACCTCGACGTCGTCCGCGAGTCGTTCACCCCGGTCGTCGAGTTCGACCACGCCCTGCGCGACGAGCTCGCCCGCGTCCTGGGCCGGGACACCGGCCTGAAGGTCCCCGTCCTGGGCACCGGCGCCGGACACGACGCGGGGATCCTGTCCGGGAGCGTCCCGACCGCCATGCTGTTCGTGCGCAACCCCACCGGTGTCTCGCACTCCCCGGCCGAGTCCGCCGCCGAGGACGACTGCGTGGCCGGGGTGGCCGCACTCGCCGACGTACTGGAAGGACTGGCCTGCCGGTGA
- the hutI gene encoding imidazolonepropionase, whose amino-acid sequence MSSTVITNIATLVTNDPSLAGESPLGLVRDAAVVIDGDRVVWTGESSRAPATDDRVDAKGRAVVPGFVDSHSHLVFAGDRTEEFNARMSGRAYSAGGIRTTVAATRAATDAELEANLTRYLHEALRQGTTTFETKSGYGLTVEDEARALRIASAHTDEVTYLGAHIVAPEHTEDPAAYVALVTGEMLDACAPYARWIDVFCEKGAFDGDQARAILTAGRARGLHPRVHANQLSYGPGVQLAVELDAASADHCTHLTDADVDALAQGSTVATLLPGAEFSTRAEWPNARRLLDAGATVALSTDCNPGSSFTSSVPFCIALAVRDMGMTPDEALWSATAGGAAALRRDDVGRLAPGARADLVVLDAPSHVHLAYRPGVPLVTQVWRSGARVV is encoded by the coding sequence ATGAGCAGCACCGTCATCACCAACATCGCCACGCTGGTCACCAACGACCCCTCCCTCGCCGGAGAGTCCCCCCTCGGGCTGGTCCGGGACGCGGCCGTCGTCATCGACGGCGACCGCGTCGTGTGGACCGGTGAGTCGAGCAGAGCACCCGCCACCGACGACCGGGTCGACGCCAAAGGCCGCGCGGTCGTCCCGGGCTTCGTGGACTCCCACTCCCATCTGGTCTTCGCGGGCGACCGCACCGAGGAGTTCAACGCCCGCATGTCCGGCCGGGCGTACAGCGCGGGCGGCATCCGGACCACGGTCGCCGCCACCCGGGCCGCCACCGACGCCGAACTGGAGGCCAACCTCACCCGGTACCTCCACGAGGCCCTGCGCCAGGGCACCACCACCTTCGAGACGAAGTCCGGCTACGGGCTGACCGTCGAGGACGAGGCCCGCGCGCTGCGCATCGCCTCCGCGCACACCGACGAGGTGACCTACCTCGGCGCCCACATCGTCGCGCCCGAGCACACCGAGGACCCGGCCGCGTACGTCGCCCTGGTCACCGGCGAGATGCTCGACGCCTGCGCGCCGTACGCCCGGTGGATCGACGTGTTCTGCGAGAAGGGCGCCTTCGACGGCGACCAGGCCCGCGCGATCCTGACCGCCGGCCGGGCCCGCGGCCTGCACCCGCGCGTCCACGCCAACCAGCTGTCCTACGGGCCGGGCGTCCAGCTCGCCGTCGAACTGGACGCGGCCTCGGCCGACCACTGCACCCACCTCACGGACGCCGACGTGGACGCCCTCGCCCAGGGCTCGACGGTCGCCACCCTGCTGCCCGGCGCCGAGTTCTCCACGCGCGCCGAGTGGCCGAACGCCCGCCGGCTGCTGGACGCGGGCGCCACCGTGGCCCTGTCCACCGACTGCAACCCGGGCTCGTCCTTCACCTCGTCCGTGCCGTTCTGCATCGCGCTCGCGGTACGGGACATGGGGATGACGCCCGACGAGGCGCTCTGGTCGGCGACGGCGGGCGGAGCGGCGGCGCTGCGCCGGGACGACGTCGGCCGCCTCGCCCCGGGCGCTCGTGCCGACCTGGTCGTCCTCGACGCCCCCAGCCACGTCCACCTCGCCTACCGGCCGGGCGTCCCGCTGGTGACGCAGGTGTGGCGCAGCGGGGCACGCGTCGTCTGA
- a CDS encoding diaminopimelate decarboxylase: protein MSSDNDISGIERSDVGISGISDTGTSNIDRTGDAVDNGHQGQTGASGAERAARRDEAVRAAVEQGLLGPDAPILGLLDITGIRESAAELRAAFDAVVAPGTPVLHAFAVKASPLVPVLRLLRDEGIGAEVASPGELALARAAGVPPERTVLDSPAKTPAELREALALGIAVNADNPQELDRLDALMRSAPSRSPIGLRVNPQVGGGSIEALSTATATSKFGVALRDEGAREWVVRAYADRPWLNRLHAHTGSQGIPLARMAEGLAETYALAEEINRRIGRPQIDTIDIGGGLPVNFASEETAPTYARYARLLSEAVPGLFGGRYGLVTEFGRSLLAKHGTVVARVEYAKSAGGRPIAVTHAGVQVATRTVYVPDAWPLRIAAYDTKGRPKEGPAVVQDVAGPACFAGDLLAEGRALPLLEQGDYAAALDTGAYYFAHHYAYNSLARPAVHGYTPDGSGGVAFATVRTAQTLDEIVAESGGAHASSLTTLRTPDRR, encoded by the coding sequence ATGAGCTCGGACAACGACATCTCGGGCATCGAACGCTCGGATGTCGGCATATCTGGCATATCTGACACTGGTACATCGAACATCGACCGGACGGGGGACGCCGTGGACAACGGCCACCAGGGGCAGACGGGGGCGTCGGGCGCGGAGCGGGCCGCCCGGCGCGACGAAGCGGTACGGGCAGCGGTGGAGCAGGGGCTGCTGGGGCCCGACGCCCCGATCCTCGGCCTGCTCGACATCACCGGCATCCGGGAATCGGCGGCGGAGCTGCGCGCCGCGTTCGACGCGGTGGTGGCGCCCGGCACACCGGTGCTGCACGCCTTCGCGGTGAAGGCGTCCCCGCTGGTACCGGTGCTGCGGCTGCTGCGCGACGAGGGCATCGGCGCGGAGGTCGCGAGCCCCGGCGAGCTCGCGCTGGCGCGGGCGGCCGGGGTGCCGCCGGAGCGGACGGTGCTGGACTCGCCCGCGAAGACCCCGGCGGAGCTGCGCGAGGCGCTGGCGCTGGGCATCGCCGTCAACGCGGACAACCCGCAGGAACTGGACCGCCTCGACGCCCTCATGCGGTCCGCCCCGAGCCGTTCGCCGATCGGCCTCCGGGTCAATCCGCAGGTCGGCGGCGGCTCCATCGAGGCGCTGTCCACCGCCACGGCCACCTCGAAGTTCGGGGTCGCGCTGCGCGACGAGGGGGCCCGCGAGTGGGTGGTGCGGGCGTACGCCGACCGCCCCTGGCTGAACCGGCTGCACGCGCACACCGGCTCGCAGGGCATCCCGCTGGCGCGGATGGCCGAGGGCCTGGCGGAGACGTACGCGCTGGCGGAGGAGATCAACCGGCGGATCGGGCGTCCGCAGATCGACACGATCGACATCGGCGGCGGGCTGCCGGTGAACTTCGCCTCGGAGGAGACGGCACCGACGTACGCGCGGTACGCGCGGCTGCTGAGCGAGGCGGTGCCAGGGCTGTTCGGCGGGCGGTACGGGCTGGTCACCGAGTTCGGCCGGTCGCTGCTGGCCAAGCACGGGACGGTGGTGGCGCGGGTCGAGTACGCCAAGAGCGCGGGCGGCCGGCCGATCGCCGTGACGCACGCGGGTGTGCAGGTGGCGACCCGGACGGTGTACGTGCCCGACGCGTGGCCGCTCAGGATCGCCGCCTACGACACCAAGGGGCGGCCGAAGGAGGGTCCGGCGGTCGTGCAGGACGTGGCGGGGCCGGCCTGCTTCGCGGGGGACCTGCTCGCCGAGGGCCGCGCGCTGCCGCTGCTGGAGCAGGGGGACTACGCGGCGGCGCTGGACACCGGCGCGTACTACTTCGCGCACCACTACGCGTACAACTCGCTGGCCCGGCCCGCCGTGCACGGCTACACCCCGGACGGCTCCGGGGGCGTGGCCTTCGCGACCGTGCGCACGGCGCAGACCCTGGACGAGATCGTGGCGGAGTCGGGAGGGGCGCACGCGTCTTCGCTCACCACCCTGCGCACGCCGGACCGCCGTTGA
- the hutU gene encoding urocanate hydratase, which produces MSGPRPVRAPRGTEPSALGWQQEAALRMLQNNLDPEVAEHPDKLVVYGGTGKAARDWRSFDAMVRTLRTLKQDETMLVQSGRPVGVMQTHEWAPRVLIANSNLVGDWANWEEFRRLEQLGLTMYGQMTAGSWIYIGTQGILQGTYETFSAVAAKKFGGTLAGTITLTAGLGGMGGAQPLAVTMNDGVAICVDCDPRAIERRIEHRYLDVRADNLDHALQLAVEARDRRRPLSIGVLGNAAELVPQLLAMGAPIDIVTDQTSAHDPLSYLPVGVDFDDMASYAAKDPAGFTTRARESMARHVEAMVGFMDAGAEVFDYGNSIRGEAQLAGYDRAFAFPGFVPAYIRPLFCEGKGPFRWAALSGEASDIAKTDAAVLDLFPENESLARWIRMAQERVHFQGLPARICWLGYGERDRAGERFNDMVASGELAAPIVIGRDHLDCGSVASPYRETEAMLDGSDAIADWPLLNAMVNVASGASWVSIHHGGGVGMGRSIHAGQVTVADGTPLAGEKIRRVLTNDPGTGVIRHVDAGYDIAESVADERGVRVPMREGDGA; this is translated from the coding sequence ATGTCAGGACCCCGCCCCGTACGAGCGCCGCGCGGTACGGAACCGAGCGCCCTGGGATGGCAGCAGGAAGCCGCCCTGCGGATGCTCCAGAACAACCTCGACCCGGAGGTCGCCGAGCACCCCGACAAGCTCGTCGTCTACGGCGGGACCGGCAAGGCCGCGCGCGACTGGCGCTCCTTCGACGCGATGGTGCGCACGCTGAGGACCCTCAAGCAGGACGAGACGATGCTCGTCCAGTCCGGCCGCCCGGTCGGCGTCATGCAGACCCACGAGTGGGCCCCCCGGGTGCTGATCGCCAACTCCAACCTGGTCGGCGACTGGGCCAACTGGGAGGAGTTCCGCCGGCTGGAGCAGCTCGGTCTGACCATGTACGGCCAGATGACCGCCGGCTCCTGGATCTACATCGGCACCCAGGGCATCCTCCAGGGCACCTACGAGACCTTCTCCGCCGTCGCCGCGAAGAAGTTCGGCGGCACGCTCGCCGGGACGATCACCCTGACCGCCGGCCTCGGCGGCATGGGCGGCGCCCAGCCGCTCGCCGTCACCATGAACGACGGCGTGGCCATCTGCGTCGACTGCGACCCGCGGGCCATCGAGCGCCGCATCGAGCACCGCTACCTCGACGTCCGCGCCGACAACCTCGACCACGCCCTCCAGCTGGCGGTGGAGGCGCGCGACCGGCGCAGGCCGCTGTCCATCGGCGTCCTCGGCAACGCCGCCGAGCTGGTGCCGCAGCTGCTCGCCATGGGCGCGCCCATCGACATCGTCACCGACCAGACCTCGGCCCACGACCCGCTGTCGTACCTGCCGGTCGGCGTCGACTTCGACGACATGGCCTCGTACGCCGCCAAGGACCCGGCGGGCTTCACCACCCGCGCCCGCGAGTCCATGGCCCGGCACGTCGAGGCGATGGTCGGCTTCATGGACGCCGGCGCCGAGGTCTTCGACTACGGCAACTCCATCCGGGGCGAGGCCCAGCTCGCCGGATACGACCGGGCGTTCGCCTTCCCCGGCTTCGTCCCCGCCTACATCCGGCCGCTGTTCTGCGAGGGCAAGGGCCCCTTCCGCTGGGCCGCGCTGTCCGGTGAGGCCTCCGACATCGCCAAGACCGACGCGGCCGTCCTGGACCTCTTCCCGGAGAACGAGTCCCTGGCCCGCTGGATCCGGATGGCCCAGGAGCGGGTCCACTTCCAGGGACTGCCCGCCCGTATCTGCTGGCTCGGCTACGGCGAACGCGACCGGGCCGGCGAGCGGTTCAACGACATGGTCGCGAGCGGGGAACTGGCCGCACCGATCGTCATCGGGCGCGACCACCTCGACTGCGGCTCCGTCGCCTCCCCGTACCGGGAGACCGAGGCCATGCTCGACGGGTCCGACGCCATCGCCGACTGGCCGCTGCTCAACGCGATGGTGAACGTGGCGTCCGGGGCGTCCTGGGTGTCCATCCACCACGGCGGCGGCGTCGGCATGGGGCGGTCGATCCACGCCGGGCAGGTGACGGTGGCGGACGGCACGCCGCTCGCGGGCGAGAAGATCCGCCGCGTGCTGACGAACGACCCGGGGACGGGCGTCATCCGGCACGTCGACGCCGGGTACGACATCGCGGAGTCCGTGGCGGACGAGCGGGGCGTGCGGGTGCCGATGCGTGAGGGTGACGGCGCGTGA
- a CDS encoding ATP-binding protein encodes MSTTRPYSPGDRGPEPGGASGASGVSEGDAPGDGASEGGTTVSSASSAPAASSVSSAAPVPRHTRTLSFEGASGVVPMARDFARQALYAWGWLPASSADRRAAAEDVLLVVSELVTNACLHAEGPDELWISCDNKVIRIEVSDRGTGQPAPRTPHRAGRPGGHGMFIVQRLCLDWGVVRTPGVGGKRVWAELGAPA; translated from the coding sequence ATGAGCACCACCCGGCCCTACTCGCCGGGCGACCGCGGGCCGGAGCCCGGCGGCGCTTCCGGGGCGTCCGGGGTGTCCGAGGGGGACGCACCCGGGGACGGGGCGTCCGAAGGCGGCACGACTGTGTCCTCGGCGTCCTCGGCACCCGCGGCCTCCTCGGTGTCCTCGGCGGCCCCGGTGCCGCGGCACACCCGCACGCTGAGCTTCGAGGGTGCCAGCGGTGTCGTCCCGATGGCCCGCGACTTCGCCCGTCAGGCGCTGTACGCGTGGGGCTGGCTGCCGGCTTCCTCCGCGGACCGGCGAGCCGCCGCCGAGGACGTGCTGCTCGTCGTGTCCGAGCTGGTCACCAACGCCTGTCTGCACGCCGAGGGGCCGGACGAGCTGTGGATCTCCTGTGACAACAAGGTGATCCGGATCGAGGTCTCCGACCGCGGTACCGGCCAGCCCGCACCCCGCACCCCGCACCGCGCCGGCCGCCCCGGCGGCCACGGCATGTTCATCGTCCAGCGCCTGTGCCTGGACTGGGGCGTCGTGCGCACCCCCGGTGTCGGCGGAAAGCGCGTCTGGGCCGAGCTGGGCGCGCCCGCGTAG
- a CDS encoding RNA polymerase sigma factor SigF, with product MEDIMSPRLDASHARTAASTPAPEHLNPIESRSEDADAPAVQDDALAGLPEIPPYDEVGPVDARALSKTLFERLESLEEGTHEYSYVRNTLVELNLALVKFAASRFRSRSEPMEDIIQVGTIGLIKAIDRFELSRGVEFPTFAMPTIIGEIKRFFRDTSWSVRVPRRLQELRLDLAKAGDELAQRLDRAPTVQELAERLGISHDEVVEGMAASNAYTASSLDAQPEEDDSEGALADRIGYEDHGLEGIEYVESLKPLIAELPQRDRKILSLRFVANMTQSEIGDELGISQMHVSRLLSRTLVRLRKGLTVEE from the coding sequence ATGGAGGACATCATGTCACCCCGGCTCGATGCATCGCACGCCCGGACGGCGGCGTCGACACCCGCCCCGGAACACCTGAATCCCATCGAGTCCCGCAGCGAAGACGCCGACGCGCCCGCCGTTCAGGACGACGCGCTCGCCGGACTTCCGGAGATCCCCCCGTACGACGAGGTCGGCCCGGTCGACGCACGGGCGCTGTCCAAGACCCTCTTCGAGCGGCTGGAGTCCCTCGAGGAAGGCACGCACGAGTACTCGTACGTCCGCAACACGCTCGTCGAACTCAACCTCGCCCTGGTCAAGTTCGCCGCCTCCCGGTTCCGCTCGCGCAGCGAGCCGATGGAGGACATCATCCAGGTCGGCACGATCGGCCTGATCAAGGCGATCGACCGCTTCGAGCTCAGCCGCGGCGTCGAGTTCCCCACCTTCGCGATGCCCACCATCATCGGTGAGATCAAGCGCTTCTTCCGCGACACCTCTTGGTCGGTGCGCGTGCCGCGCAGGCTCCAGGAGCTCCGGCTCGACCTGGCCAAGGCCGGCGACGAGCTGGCCCAGCGGCTGGACCGCGCGCCCACGGTGCAGGAACTGGCCGAGCGCCTCGGCATCTCCCACGACGAGGTCGTCGAGGGCATGGCCGCGTCGAACGCGTACACCGCCTCCTCGCTGGACGCCCAGCCCGAGGAGGACGACAGCGAGGGCGCGCTCGCGGACCGCATCGGCTACGAGGACCACGGGCTCGAAGGCATCGAGTACGTCGAGTCGCTGAAGCCCCTCATCGCCGAACTGCCGCAACGCGACCGGAAGATCCTCTCCCTCCGCTTCGTCGCCAACATGACCCAGTCCGAGATCGGCGACGAACTCGGCATCTCGCAGATGCACGTCTCGCGGCTGCTGTCACGGACCCTGGTGCGGCTGCGCAAGGGACTCACCGTCGAGGAGTGA